A single genomic interval of Eptesicus fuscus isolate TK198812 chromosome 10, DD_ASM_mEF_20220401, whole genome shotgun sequence harbors:
- the TMEM217B gene encoding putative transmembrane protein 217B, translating to MNDKLFSLLVGIFSILNTIQFLIFDLNELTFIGYEDRFSVYMDGSVIATWVLTNKKNISISLSTITILVSAFLLYSIHLNVYQGLLCYALWIISYELTSFSMVLLLNAIIKEQFKELGYVHLVFQISRMLLHFFCLPFIIKHTYNLYRDPKTFSKISRRRLSSITTLDSWSPVAPGMMYRKLN from the coding sequence ATGAATGACAAGCTGTTCTCCCTTTTGGTGGGCATCTTCTCCATCCTCAACACCATCCAGTTCCTCATCTTTGACTTGAACGAGCTCACGTTCATTGGCTACGAGGACAGGTTTAGCGTCTACATGGACGGGTCTGTGATAGCCACTTGGGTCTTGACCAACAAAAAGAACATCAGCATCAGCCTCTCCACCATCACCATCTTGGTCAGCGCCTTCCTCCTCTACAGCATCCACCTGAACGTCTACCAGGGGCTGCTGTGCTATGCCTTGTGGATCATCTCCTATGAGCTCACCAGCTTCTCCATGGTCCTCCTCCTCAACGCAATCATCAAAGAGCAGTTCAAGGAGCTGGGTTACGTGCACTTGGTCTTCCAGATCTCCCGCATGCTCCTGCACTTCTTCTGCCTGCCCTTTATTATCAAGCACACCTACAACCTTTACAGGGACCCCAAGACTTTCAGCAAGATAAGCCGGCGCAGGCTCTCCTCCATCACTACACTCGACTCGTGGTCACCTGTCGCGCCGGGAATGATGTACCGCAAGTTAAACTGA
- the TMEM217 gene encoding transmembrane protein 217, which produces MKPKHWCGMTAKMGTVLSGVFTIIATNMYLIFEQKYIRSSNCTDINPGDRRIRSLISHFIACWGFNIIIFLSCITIIISCLLIYSVYAQKYKGMVIYIIWIFFYEAVNIVIQILTTNNTGVVEVRVMRWFGLVSRIIMHCFWIFFVMTYAQIIYKSNSQGTIISYSRRISTSNRDFPRRKSKIISHIRH; this is translated from the coding sequence ATGAAACCGAAACACTGGTGTGGGATGACCGCCAAAATGGGCACCGTGTTATCAGGGGTCTTCACTATCATAGCCACCAACATGTACCTCATCTTCGAGCAGAAGTACATAAGGAGCAGCAATTGCACTGACATTAACCCAGGGGACAGGAGGATACGTTCCCTAATAAGTCACTTCATCGCCTGTTGGGGTTTCAATATCATTATCTTCCTGTCTtgcatcaccatcatcatcagcTGCTTGCTCATATACTCAGTATATGCCCAGAAGTACAAGGGCATGGTGATCTACATCATCTGGATCTTTTTCTATGAAGCCGTGAACATTGTAATACAAATCCTCACCACCAATAACACGGGCGTTGTAGAGGTTAGAGTCATgcgctggtttggcttggtgtcCCGTATAATCATGCACTGTTTCTGGATCTTCTTTGTCATGACTTATGCCCAGATAATCTACAAGAGTAATAGCCAGGGCACTATCATTTCCTACAGCAGACGGATTTCTACAAGCAACCGAGACTTCCCACGGCGGAAATCAAAGATAATCAGCCATATCCGACACTAG